DNA from bacterium:
AGCGCGACCCCGCCGGCATCCCCGGCGTGGCGCGGCACGGTAAGGACGAGGCGATCGTCGGCCCCACACCTCCGACCGAGCAGAACCTGGACGCACTCGGCTTCCCGGACTACGAGGGATTGCCGTTCGATCGCTACTTCTCGTCGGTCGCCAAGGCTCGCCCGGTCGCCGCGATGGTGACAAGCCGCGGCTGCCCGTTCCTTTGCACCTTCTGCGACAGGCCGATCATCGCGGGCAAGCTGCGCCTGAATTCCCCCGCGCACGTCGCCGGCGAGATCGAGCGGTTGATCGGCTGGGGCATCACGGAGTTTTCGTTTTACGACGACACCTTCACCGCGCGAAAAAAACGCGCGCTCGAAATCCTGGAGCGCATCCGCCATCTGCCCAAAAAAATCGGCTTCGACATCCGCACGCGCGTCGACACGCTTGACGAGTCGCTGCTCGACGCGCTGGCCGCATCCGGCTGCGAGCGCGTGTATCTGGGCATCGAAACGGGCGACGACGACATGCAAAAACGCATCAAAAAGGGCATCGACCTTTCCCGCGCGCGCTGGGCGGTCCAGGGCGTGCAGAAGCGCCGCATGAAGGCGATGTGCTACTTCATGCTCGGCCTGCCCGGCGAAACGCGCGAGCTGGCCGATGCCACCGTCGCCTACGCCGCGAGCCTTCGCGCGGACTACTACCTGTTTGAGGTGTTCGTGCCGATGCCCGCGTCCGAGGCGTATCAACAGGGCATCGCAAACGGCGTGCTGCCCGGCGACTACTGGGCCCAATTCGCCGCCAATCCGACCGATGCGTTCCACCCGCCACTGTGGACCGAACACCTCAGCAAGGACGAACTCGGCCTGCTCATCCGCGGCGCGTACCGCCGCCTCTACCTCGACCCCGCCTACCTCTGGCGCTCCCTCACGCGCACCGCGACGTGGGAGGAGCTCAAGCAAAAGGCGCGCGGCGGGATGAGCTTTCTCAAGCTGTTGCGCGCGTAGTCAAAACATACTTTCCCATCTGTTCGCCGTCCGCATTGGTGTGATATCTTACAAGTCGACGCCGGGTTGCGGGAAGCGCCGATAGACGATGGAGGCGCGAACGCATGTTCTCGACCTTGTTTTCGCCTAGTCGATCACTCGCCTTCATATTGGTGATGGTGATGCTGCTGGTCGGGCTCGCCGCCGTTGGTTGCTTGACTGGAAGCGGCGACGATGATTCGTCCCATGACGACACGGCCGACGACGATGACGACGCGAGCGAAAGTCACGACGACAACTTTGACGACGACACCACCTCCATCGACGACGACACGGATTCGGACGACGACGCCGACGACGATGGCGGCTCCATCGACAACGGCTCGCTCGTCGGCGGCGACGTCTACGAAGAAACCTGGACCGATTTCACGACGCAATTGACGTGGGAGGTTAAGCCGCCAAATGACCCCTACCTTTGGAAAGACGCGAAGATTTATTGCGAAAATCTCGTGTTGGACGGTGGCGGATGGCGTCTTCCCACCATATCGGAGTTGCGTTCAATCATTCGCGGCTGCGCGCGAAACATGACCGGCGGTGAGTGCGGTATTAGCGACGAGTGTCCCCATCATGACTGCTCCGACTACGAAGCCTGCCGCCAATGCGCCTACCTGAGAGGTCCGGGACCGTGGGGACTCTATTGGCCCGATGAACTGAACGGTCACGTGACGCGGTACTGGTCATCGACCGAGGTTCTCGACGATCCCCCTTACATTTGGTGCGGACTTTTTGATATCGGCGCGCTCGGGGCGGTCGAAAGCGATTTTTCCGACGGCCTGGGTGTCCGCTGCGTTCGGAACGCCCCATGACACGCGACAGGATCATTCGGATTGCGATGGCCGCGGCGGCGTTGATATTCGCCGGGGGTTGTTTTACCGGCGGCCATCAAGACGGCGTGTTGACCGGCGACACAAGTCCGGCCGACGACGATGGCGACGACCGCGACGATACAATCGACGATGACGAGGACGCGGACGATGACTCCGGCGAGTCGCGGGTCCCCTTGTTCGCCGTCACGATCGACCGGTTCGGTATCCGCTGGATCCGCGTTCCCGCGGGGAGCTACACCATGGGGTGCTCACCGGCCGATTTCACTTGCGGGCCGGCCGAAAATACCGTCGAGGTTAAAATTCCTCACGACTTCCTCGTGATGCAGCACGAATTGACGAACAGAGAGTTCTTCGAGGTGTTCGGAAAGCATCCGGACCCGGACGAGCCGAGCGAGCATCCCGAACACCCGTTCCACGGAAATTGGACCATCGCGAGGCCGTCGGAAATTTGCGCACAAATCGGGGCGCGTTTGCCGACCGACCGGGAATGGGAGTACGTCGCGCGCGCCGGCACGACGACGCGTTACTACTGCGGCACCGACCCCGCGTGCCTGGATGACATCGCGTGGTGGTCCGGCAACACCCCGGCGCAAGGCAAGGACGATTTCGGCGCTCTTCCCGTGGGACAAAAGGCTCCGAATCCCTGGGGCTTTTTCGACATCCTTGGAAATGCGTGGGAGATGGTCGACGACTATCAGGATTGTGGCGACGGTTATATTTCCGCGGTTGCCCGCGGCGGTGACGTCACGAGCGACGCATACAATATGCGCGTTTCGATGTGGGGTCTGGCGGTCGAATGCGGCGGTCCCGCACTCATCGGAATCCGCTGCGCCAAGAAACTCGAGAACGACGGCAGCCGATTCTAGATCGGCACGCGAATGGCTACACGCGGCAACAAAGGGCGCCGCGCCTAAAGGCGCGGGGGAATGAGCTTCCGTAAGCTGCTGCGGGCCGGCCGTCTTCTTGCGCCTGTGTGTTCAATCTTCCGCGTCCGCGAGGCATTCGGCCCGCCCCTCTTCCATCGCTTCGGGTTCGACGATCAAACCCTGGCGCTCGTAGCGATTGCGCGCGCGGCTCCACTTCAGAACGACGGCCCACGTGGCGGAGCCTTTTTTCGCCCGCCTCGTCAGCGCGGCGTCGCCGGTCGGCAGAAACTCGAGCTTGCCGAGGTCCGAACACTCCATGCAAAGCGCCATGTTTTCCGGTTCACGCATGAGCTCGACCCACGAACGCCGGTCGAGTTCCTTGCCGCATCGCCCGCATTCCGTGTCGCGCGTGACGATGAAGACCTTGCGTTCGTCCGTTTCGCCATTTTGTGGTTCGCCCATGACCCCCTCCAATCTTCCGCAATTGAACGGCCGAATTATGACAAAACGCGGGGCGGTCAATCGAACGTCAACGCGCTCTGGATGCGTCCCCAAAGGCCCGCGTCCGCCGCGCAGCGCACGCCCTTGTCGTCGTGCCGGATGGGGAGCTGCCAGATCTGCCGCGCGTCCGCGGGCACGAGGTCCGTGCGGTCCGAATACCACGACCCGCCGCGGGCGATGATCTGTCCCGGCGCAAGCGGCTCGCCGGTCGTCGTCCACTCCTTGAGATTGCCGGTCATGTCCATGACGCCCTGCGCCGTCGCATCGCGCGGAAAGGCGCCGGCGGGCGCGGTATACGCGTAACCATCCTCCCAGTCCTCGCGCTTCCAGTCGAAGGAGCACGCGTCTCCGCAGACGTTCGCCCACCCGGGCTCGGGCGGATTGTCACCCGTGACGTATCGGTAATTTTTACGCCCGCGCGCGGCGAACTCCCACTCGTACTCCGTCGGCAGCCGTTTGCCGCGCCAGCGGCAATAGCGCCTGGCCTGCCGGAAATCGAGGATCGCCGGATACTCTGGCTCGCGGTAGTCCGTGCCGAGATGCGGGCTTGGCGATAGCGGCAGGCATTGGCGCGCGGCGACGCATTCGCCGTAGTCGCGATTGGTGGCCTCGAACCGGTCGATGAAAAACGCCGTCACCTTTCGCCGGCCCGGGGGCAGTGACTCGCGCGACGAGCCGCCCGTTTTTGGGCCCGAGATGAGCGTGCCGCCGGCGATAAACACGGACGCCGACAGATCGGGCTTTCGTTCGTTAAGGCCGGCGGCAGCGTCGGCCTGCAGCGCGTGGCAAAGATCAAGCGCCCAGGGCTCCCATCCGGGATTGCAGACGAAGTGCGCCCATTCCGACTCGATGGCGTCATCCTTGGAGGCCGGCTCCCGGCCGCAGCCGGCCGCGGCAAAAACGGCGAGCGCCGTCGTGATCGCGAGGACGCGCAAGGCTCGGAGCCGGCCGCCCGGCCGATTCACGAGTCTTCACCGGGCGGATCGCTCTGGTCCTCGTCCTCGCCGGCCTCGTCCTTGCGCACGTCAACCAGGTGTTTTTTTGACGGCTCGATCATGGCGTGCAGTTTCAGCAGCGCGTTCCCGGCCGTGCCCGGCGACGGCTTTCTCCTGCGCCAGTAGATCCACCCGCGCGCCTCGGCGACGAGCATCAGGCG
Protein-coding regions in this window:
- a CDS encoding B12-binding domain-containing radical SAM protein; the protein is MRSLILRPRIELGFEALMPEEIGEKWVCFPAVGALYVRSYARKHGHVCDYLDAEALNLTEREAAERAARGGYDVIALPADTYSLMSTVRYARAVRQACPDAFLVCGGVHPTIYPAQTAQLDCFDAAIFGDGEAPFTDLLNALEKKRDPAGIPGVARHGKDEAIVGPTPPTEQNLDALGFPDYEGLPFDRYFSSVAKARPVAAMVTSRGCPFLCTFCDRPIIAGKLRLNSPAHVAGEIERLIGWGITEFSFYDDTFTARKKRALEILERIRHLPKKIGFDIRTRVDTLDESLLDALAASGCERVYLGIETGDDDMQKRIKKGIDLSRARWAVQGVQKRRMKAMCYFMLGLPGETRELADATVAYAASLRADYYLFEVFVPMPASEAYQQGIANGVLPGDYWAQFAANPTDAFHPPLWTEHLSKDELGLLIRGAYRRLYLDPAYLWRSLTRTATWEELKQKARGGMSFLKLLRA
- a CDS encoding DUF1566 domain-containing protein; the protein is MFSTLFSPSRSLAFILVMVMLLVGLAAVGCLTGSGDDDSSHDDTADDDDDASESHDDNFDDDTTSIDDDTDSDDDADDDGGSIDNGSLVGGDVYEETWTDFTTQLTWEVKPPNDPYLWKDAKIYCENLVLDGGGWRLPTISELRSIIRGCARNMTGGECGISDECPHHDCSDYEACRQCAYLRGPGPWGLYWPDELNGHVTRYWSSTEVLDDPPYIWCGLFDIGALGAVESDFSDGLGVRCVRNAP
- a CDS encoding formylglycine-generating enzyme family protein; this translates as MTRDRIIRIAMAAAALIFAGGCFTGGHQDGVLTGDTSPADDDGDDRDDTIDDDEDADDDSGESRVPLFAVTIDRFGIRWIRVPAGSYTMGCSPADFTCGPAENTVEVKIPHDFLVMQHELTNREFFEVFGKHPDPDEPSEHPEHPFHGNWTIARPSEICAQIGARLPTDREWEYVARAGTTTRYYCGTDPACLDDIAWWSGNTPAQGKDDFGALPVGQKAPNPWGFFDILGNAWEMVDDYQDCGDGYISAVARGGDVTSDAYNMRVSMWGLAVECGGPALIGIRCAKKLENDGSRF
- a CDS encoding formylglycine-generating enzyme family protein codes for the protein MRVLAITTALAVFAAAGCGREPASKDDAIESEWAHFVCNPGWEPWALDLCHALQADAAAGLNERKPDLSASVFIAGGTLISGPKTGGSSRESLPPGRRKVTAFFIDRFEATNRDYGECVAARQCLPLSPSPHLGTDYREPEYPAILDFRQARRYCRWRGKRLPTEYEWEFAARGRKNYRYVTGDNPPEPGWANVCGDACSFDWKREDWEDGYAYTAPAGAFPRDATAQGVMDMTGNLKEWTTTGEPLAPGQIIARGGSWYSDRTDLVPADARQIWQLPIRHDDKGVRCAADAGLWGRIQSALTFD